One region of Pseudomonadota bacterium genomic DNA includes:
- a CDS encoding (Fe-S)-binding protein: MKDLKELKKIEKFADQCMKCGFCSFFCPVYQEEKVETAVARGKNYLIKLALKGEQEFTEEMADIIGKCLLCKRCAANCPSKTQIDRVVVGARAQMVKDKGLGFIKDFAFRKVMSNRKAFGRYVKLAKAFQWMLPKTEGNIRHLPDFLKALGQGRHIPNLAKTFLRDMVKPVYKPVNGEKPKMRVGFFMGCATDFVYPELGLKLIDFLTKRGIEVVVPESQNCCGAAIYFSGDFETGRMLAEENIKAFEGVDYVVTACGTCSSTLKDYQKYLPDNEDQQKRYEAFEKKIKDSTEFVIDVMKIPPEDFKLRKEFEGKTATWHDPCHLIRYQNIKEQPRAILKALKGLKYVEMPNADMCCGMGGSFSVYHYDLTKKIADKKMDGIKATGADIVVTACPGCMINLIDNALRNKMTQKVYHFLELVE, translated from the coding sequence TGCAGACCAGTGTATGAAATGCGGTTTTTGCAGTTTTTTCTGTCCTGTGTATCAGGAAGAGAAGGTTGAAACCGCAGTTGCACGAGGAAAAAACTATCTTATAAAGCTTGCCCTGAAGGGCGAACAGGAGTTTACCGAGGAGATGGCTGATATTATCGGAAAATGCCTCCTCTGTAAACGGTGCGCTGCCAACTGTCCATCAAAAACACAGATTGACCGGGTTGTCGTGGGAGCAAGGGCACAGATGGTGAAAGACAAAGGGCTTGGTTTTATTAAGGATTTTGCATTTAGAAAGGTTATGTCAAACAGAAAGGCCTTCGGGAGATATGTAAAACTCGCAAAGGCTTTCCAGTGGATGCTACCAAAGACTGAAGGTAATATCAGGCATTTGCCTGACTTTTTAAAGGCCCTCGGACAGGGAAGGCACATCCCTAATCTGGCAAAGACCTTTTTGCGTGATATGGTAAAACCGGTATACAAACCCGTAAACGGCGAGAAACCAAAAATGAGGGTAGGCTTCTTCATGGGCTGCGCAACCGATTTTGTATATCCTGAGCTGGGACTGAAGTTGATAGATTTTCTTACCAAAAGGGGTATAGAGGTTGTTGTGCCGGAGAGCCAGAATTGCTGCGGCGCTGCCATCTATTTCAGCGGTGATTTTGAAACCGGTCGGATGCTTGCAGAAGAGAACATAAAAGCCTTCGAAGGGGTTGACTATGTTGTCACTGCCTGCGGCACATGCAGTTCAACGCTTAAGGATTATCAGAAGTATCTCCCCGACAACGAAGATCAGCAGAAACGGTATGAGGCCTTTGAAAAGAAGATAAAGGACAGCACAGAGTTCGTAATCGATGTTATGAAAATTCCACCGGAAGACTTTAAACTGAGGAAGGAATTTGAAGGCAAGACCGCCACATGGCATGATCCGTGCCATCTTATAAGGTATCAGAATATTAAAGAACAGCCCAGGGCGATCCTAAAGGCATTAAAGGGATTGAAATATGTGGAGATGCCCAACGCGGATATGTGCTGCGGCATGGGCGGTTCCTTCAGCGTGTATCACTATGACCTTACGAAGAAGATAGCCGACAAGAAGATGGACGGCATCAAAGCAACGGGAGCGGATATTGTAGTTACTGCCTGCCCCGGTTGTATGATCAATTTAATAGACAATGCTCTGAGGAACAAGATGACCCAAAAGGTATATCATTTCCTGGAGCTTGTCGAGTAA
- a CDS encoding AMP-binding protein, translating into MNNGHWMTAKDVLRVNAFKWPDKIGIKDMNKAYTFKQWDDRACRLANALADMGLKKGERFAVLAYNCVEWLEIYAAAAKGGFICVPLMFRLAEPEMEYIIDHCEAKIFIVQGGKDRDGAELPWIDAVNGMKKNLTTVEKYVSFAIDNPHFDGFSSYEDIIAAASPGEPAVTVDADDIWVIMYTGGTTGRPKGVMKSHANLFAQYFIMIYDHQFNFEDTNLLVMPCCHVNSLFYSFVVTWVGGTVMAYNMVSFNPENLLKTFAEHKITFTSLVPTHYIMLLALPDAVKAKYDVTCVKKLLCSSAPARRDTKLGILEMFPNSNLYEAYGSTEAGIVTVLKPHEQMTKLGSIGREVMGTDIIKLYDEDGNLITKPNEVGELYSRSSMLFESYWKDPEKTAAAMKGEYFSAGDMAYIDEDGYYTLVDRKANMIISGGENIFPSEVENCVGGHQAVKDVAVIGVPHEKWGEQVTAFVVLHEGKTATPEEISGFCKGKIAGFKVPKNVILIKDEEMPRSGAGKILHRMLREQYGKWSDHT; encoded by the coding sequence ATGAACAATGGTCACTGGATGACGGCAAAGGATGTCTTGAGGGTCAATGCCTTCAAATGGCCGGACAAGATAGGCATCAAAGACATGAACAAAGCGTATACCTTTAAGCAGTGGGATGACAGGGCGTGCAGACTTGCAAATGCCCTTGCCGATATGGGTCTTAAGAAAGGCGAAAGATTTGCTGTGCTTGCATACAACTGTGTAGAGTGGCTCGAAATATATGCTGCTGCTGCAAAGGGCGGATTTATCTGTGTGCCGCTGATGTTCAGGCTTGCAGAACCGGAAATGGAATACATAATCGATCACTGTGAGGCAAAGATATTTATAGTACAAGGCGGAAAAGACAGAGACGGGGCTGAACTTCCATGGATAGATGCGGTCAACGGGATGAAGAAAAACCTCACTACAGTCGAAAAGTATGTCTCTTTTGCAATAGATAATCCACACTTCGACGGTTTTTCCTCTTATGAGGATATAATCGCAGCAGCAAGCCCGGGAGAGCCTGCGGTAACGGTTGATGCGGATGATATCTGGGTCATCATGTATACAGGCGGGACAACAGGGAGGCCAAAAGGCGTTATGAAGAGCCATGCCAACCTCTTTGCCCAGTATTTTATTATGATTTACGACCACCAGTTTAATTTTGAAGACACAAACCTTCTTGTCATGCCTTGTTGCCACGTCAACTCATTGTTTTACTCCTTTGTCGTCACATGGGTAGGCGGCACTGTCATGGCATATAATATGGTGAGCTTTAATCCTGAAAACCTCCTGAAGACCTTTGCAGAACATAAGATCACCTTTACCTCTCTTGTTCCGACCCATTATATTATGCTTCTTGCACTCCCGGATGCGGTAAAGGCCAAATACGATGTAACATGCGTAAAGAAGCTCCTTTGTTCTTCAGCTCCGGCAAGGCGGGACACAAAACTCGGTATTCTGGAGATGTTCCCGAATTCAAACCTCTACGAAGCATACGGGTCTACAGAGGCAGGCATCGTGACTGTGTTGAAGCCCCATGAACAGATGACAAAACTTGGCTCCATCGGACGTGAGGTCATGGGTACGGATATAATAAAACTCTACGACGAAGATGGAAACCTCATCACAAAGCCGAATGAGGTGGGCGAACTCTACTCAAGAAGCTCCATGCTCTTTGAAAGTTACTGGAAAGATCCGGAAAAGACAGCAGCAGCAATGAAGGGCGAGTACTTCAGCGCAGGCGACATGGCCTACATTGATGAGGACGGATACTATACACTCGTTGACAGAAAGGCCAACATGATAATCTCCGGCGGTGAAAACATATTTCCCTCTGAAGTGGAGAACTGTGTCGGCGGGCACCAGGCTGTAAAAGACGTTGCAGTTATCGGCGTACCTCATGAAAAGTGGGGTGAGCAGGTTACCGCTTTTGTGGTCCTGCATGAAGGAAAGACTGCAACACCGGAAGAGATCTCAGGTTTCTGTAAAGGCAAGATCGCCGGTTTTAAGGTTCCCAAGAATGTAATCCTTATAAAAGATGAAGAGATGCCAAGAAGTGGCGCAGGCAAGATTCTCCACAGGATGTTGAGAGAACAATACGGAAAGTGGAGTGACCACACATAA
- a CDS encoding transporter — translation MIKDWAAASSAFDSFSSQTKELEPFTLHLNLRYMRNNSKNDEKKYIAHASLAGEWKIMRKLRLVANAGIETCKDRSYVNDPAFILGGLICSITDKIDIDVGIKHGITRTENDFTALAGITIRF, via the coding sequence ATGATAAAGGATTGGGCAGCGGCATCGTCCGCTTTCGATTCTTTTTCATCTCAAACAAAGGAATTAGAGCCCTTTACTTTACACCTGAACCTGCGATACATGAGGAATAATAGCAAGAACGATGAAAAAAAATATATCGCTCACGCCTCTTTGGCAGGCGAGTGGAAGATTATGCGAAAACTCAGACTTGTAGCCAACGCAGGCATCGAAACATGCAAAGACCGTTCATACGTCAATGACCCGGCCTTTATCCTGGGAGGGCTTATCTGCTCTATTACTGATAAGATTGATATCGATGTGGGGATCAAACACGGAATCACGAGGACAGAGAATGATTTTACTGCACTTGCCGGTATAACAATCAGGTTCTGA
- the modA gene encoding molybdate ABC transporter substrate-binding protein: MHCYRTLFGMGMAVIIFSMLFLSTSPSYGEELVIFAGAASKPPTEEAAKAFEKKTGVKVNINFGGSGFVLSQMGLSKSGDLYFPGSSDFMELAKKKGLVFPETERYVVYLVPTINVQKGNPKGIKSLQDLTRPGVRVAIANPEGVCLGLYTVEIIEKNFAPAEKAAFKKNLVNYTESCEKTATAVSLKAVDAVIGWNVFEYWSPDRIETIPLKKQEVVRIGYIPIAISKFTKNRVLAQKFIDFVLSEEGKSLFKKYHYFMNPEEAAQWIGEKKPVGGEYTVPKDWIKK, encoded by the coding sequence ATGCATTGCTACCGTACCTTGTTTGGCATGGGCATGGCTGTAATTATTTTTTCCATGCTATTTTTATCAACGAGCCCATCATATGGCGAAGAACTGGTAATTTTTGCCGGGGCGGCAAGCAAACCCCCGACAGAAGAAGCTGCAAAAGCATTTGAAAAAAAGACAGGCGTAAAGGTAAATATCAATTTCGGTGGTTCAGGCTTTGTGCTTTCGCAAATGGGTTTAAGTAAATCGGGTGATCTCTACTTTCCGGGTTCATCGGATTTCATGGAACTGGCAAAAAAGAAAGGGCTGGTCTTCCCTGAAACCGAGCGCTATGTCGTATACCTTGTCCCGACCATAAACGTACAGAAGGGAAACCCGAAGGGGATAAAATCGCTTCAGGATCTCACAAGGCCGGGGGTCCGGGTTGCCATTGCAAACCCTGAAGGGGTCTGTCTTGGCTTGTACACTGTTGAGATTATTGAAAAGAATTTCGCTCCCGCAGAAAAGGCTGCCTTTAAAAAAAATCTTGTCAATTATACAGAAAGCTGCGAAAAAACAGCAACCGCTGTGTCATTGAAGGCAGTGGATGCTGTGATCGGCTGGAACGTATTCGAGTACTGGAGTCCGGATCGTATAGAAACCATCCCCCTTAAAAAACAGGAGGTTGTACGTATCGGTTATATCCCTATCGCCATATCGAAATTTACCAAAAACAGGGTCCTTGCCCAAAAATTTATTGATTTTGTTTTATCCGAGGAAGGAAAGTCCCTGTTTAAAAAATACCATTACTTCATGAATCCTGAAGAAGCGGCACAATGGATTGGAGAGAAAAAACCCGTCGGTGGTGAATATACGGTCCCGAAGGATTGGATCAAAAAATGA
- a CDS encoding ABC transporter permease, translated as MSFKRLAIVFSFFIFILYAGLILSLFYFYRAGLFLDILLSERTLFSIRLSLTAATVATMLSVFFAVPSAYALSRFRFPGRQVIDTALELPMIVSPVALGAMLLIFFNNPIGIAIQDRGIQIVFTVYGILLAQFVTTVGIATRLIKAAMDEIPQRYEEVAKTLGASPAKAFFTVTLPLSRKGIIAAFILTWAKALGEFGATITIAGSMAMKTETIPVAIFMRLAGADIEGTVVLVLILIGIGLGVLYSVRLFTRKASYI; from the coding sequence ATGAGTTTCAAACGACTCGCCATTGTCTTCAGTTTTTTCATATTTATCCTGTATGCCGGGCTTATCCTGTCACTTTTTTATTTCTACAGGGCAGGACTGTTTCTTGATATCCTTCTCTCTGAAAGGACCCTGTTCTCCATCCGTTTAAGCCTTACCGCGGCGACAGTTGCCACCATGCTCTCGGTTTTTTTTGCCGTCCCTTCCGCCTATGCTCTGTCGCGGTTCAGGTTTCCCGGCAGGCAGGTGATTGATACTGCCCTCGAACTTCCCATGATCGTCTCCCCCGTTGCCCTGGGCGCAATGCTCCTTATCTTTTTCAATAATCCTATCGGAATTGCCATTCAGGATAGGGGCATACAAATAGTTTTTACCGTCTACGGCATCCTCCTTGCTCAGTTCGTAACCACTGTCGGCATTGCAACGAGGCTTATTAAAGCAGCTATGGACGAGATCCCCCAAAGATATGAAGAGGTGGCAAAGACCCTCGGGGCGTCGCCTGCAAAGGCCTTTTTCACTGTTACACTGCCGCTGAGCAGGAAAGGGATTATCGCTGCTTTTATCCTTACCTGGGCAAAGGCCCTCGGTGAATTCGGCGCAACAATTACCATTGCCGGTTCTATGGCGATGAAAACAGAGACTATCCCTGTTGCAATATTTATGAGACTTGCCGGTGCAGACATAGAAGGGACAGTAGTCCTGGTCCTGATCCTCATCGGGATCGGCCTTGGTGTTCTGTACAGTGTGAGGCTGTTTACCCGGAAGGCAAGTTATATATGA
- a CDS encoding ABC transporter ATP-binding protein → MPRIELNNISKYILHNISLEIKDKELLALVGPNGAGKSTLLNVIAGLIDYSGEVFFDNKQMDRIPPHKRGVGYLFQDLALFPHLNVSSNIAYGLKIQGYPAKTIHKRVSELMDALNITKLKDRYPMSLSGGEKQRVAIARAIAPFQKILLLDEPFSGLDPQTSKYFRIELWELLKRLEITSIFVIHDLLGAEELADRIAIIHNGCIEQIASPNDIFFNPGTDVVSDFIGMPNILNCDSCRILSSGLIEVTSGDMVIVLPYEGIGIKKLAIPPQDIFISDTKPPGPALNRYRGIVTEVLPINSTTRVRVAIGDNNLLAELQKSTFDEMHLEMGKEVYVIIKLRRLRYFEV, encoded by the coding sequence ATGCCCCGTATAGAGTTGAATAACATAAGCAAATACATACTCCACAATATAAGCCTCGAAATAAAGGACAAGGAACTTCTTGCCCTTGTTGGCCCGAATGGTGCCGGGAAATCTACACTCCTTAATGTCATTGCGGGACTCATTGATTACAGCGGTGAAGTGTTTTTCGACAATAAGCAGATGGATCGTATCCCACCCCACAAACGGGGAGTAGGCTACCTGTTCCAGGATTTAGCCCTCTTTCCCCATCTAAACGTGTCTTCCAATATAGCCTACGGTCTTAAAATACAAGGATATCCTGCAAAAACTATTCACAAAAGGGTGTCGGAGCTTATGGACGCCCTGAATATAACAAAACTGAAAGATAGATACCCCATGTCTTTAAGCGGCGGGGAAAAACAGAGGGTAGCAATTGCCCGTGCCATTGCTCCGTTTCAGAAGATTTTGCTTCTTGATGAGCCCTTCTCCGGGCTCGATCCGCAAACATCGAAATACTTCCGGATAGAATTATGGGAGCTATTGAAGCGTCTTGAGATTACATCAATATTTGTAATCCACGATCTGTTGGGCGCAGAAGAACTGGCCGATAGAATTGCCATTATTCACAACGGCTGTATAGAACAGATTGCATCCCCGAACGATATTTTTTTTAATCCCGGCACTGATGTAGTCTCGGATTTTATCGGTATGCCGAATATCTTAAATTGCGATAGCTGTCGCATCCTCTCTTCGGGGCTTATAGAAGTCACATCAGGTGATATGGTGATTGTTCTTCCCTATGAAGGCATTGGCATTAAAAAGCTCGCCATACCCCCTCAAGACATCTTCATATCGGATACAAAACCGCCGGGGCCTGCCCTTAACCGTTACAGGGGAATTGTTACCGAAGTTTTGCCGATTAATTCTACAACAAGGGTAAGGGTGGCTATAGGAGACAACAACCTTCTTGCCGAGCTTCAAAAAAGCACCTTTGACGAAATGCACCTTGAGATGGGCAAAGAGGTCTACGTTATTATAAAACTCCGGAGATTACGTTATTTCGAAGTGTAA
- a CDS encoding flavodoxin family protein, protein MNTVILFGSPRKEGNTVQLTGIFSQTLKERGHNVRTIYLNDLNIRPCQGCLACMPVGICKINDDMKDIRKYIMESNIIVYATPIYWFSSSSQLKLVIDRSLAFLDENYGSRVKGKKAVTIITCADEDIETCRPAIDMFKKTFSLLGLDYAGSIEATGCEQKGIVKDEYKEKTKALAESIA, encoded by the coding sequence ATGAATACTGTTATTTTATTCGGAAGTCCGCGAAAAGAGGGCAATACAGTCCAGCTTACCGGCATATTTTCGCAAACATTAAAAGAGAGAGGACATAACGTTCGAACCATATATTTGAACGACTTGAATATCAGGCCCTGCCAGGGATGTCTTGCCTGTATGCCGGTAGGGATATGTAAAATAAATGATGATATGAAAGACATACGTAAATATATTATGGAATCCAACATTATTGTCTATGCAACGCCCATCTACTGGTTTTCTTCATCCAGTCAGTTAAAACTCGTAATTGACAGGTCTTTAGCTTTTCTTGATGAGAACTATGGGTCACGGGTCAAAGGAAAAAAGGCCGTCACCATCATAACCTGCGCCGATGAAGATATTGAAACATGCAGACCTGCCATAGATATGTTCAAGAAGACCTTCAGCCTTCTTGGCCTTGACTATGCGGGCAGCATTGAAGCAACCGGGTGTGAACAAAAGGGCATCGTGAAAGACGAGTATAAAGAAAAAACAAAAGCACTTGCAGAATCCATAGCATGA